A single genomic interval of Streptomyces sp. NBC_00663 harbors:
- the rlmN gene encoding 23S rRNA (adenine(2503)-C(2))-methyltransferase RlmN: protein MPKPGELTFVAPRGAKKPPRHLADLTPAERKDAVAEIGEKPFRAKQLSQHYFARYAHDPEQWTDIPASARGKLREALLPELMTVVRHLSTDEGTTRKTLWRLFDGTLVESVLMRYPDRVTMCISSQAGCGMNCPFCATGQAGLDRNLSTAEIVHQIVDGMRALRDGEVPGGPARLSNIVFMGMGEPLANYKRVAQSIRALTDPAPDGLGLSQRGITVSTVGLVPAIHRFADEGFKCRLAISLHAPDDELRDTLVPVNTRWKVREVLDAGFEYVERSGRRLSIEYALIRDINDQAWRGDRLGRLLRGKPVHVNLIPLNPTPGSKWTASRPEDEKAFVEAIAAHGVPVTVRDTRGQEIDGACGQLAATER, encoded by the coding sequence ATGCCTAAGCCCGGAGAACTTACATTCGTCGCCCCGCGCGGAGCCAAGAAGCCGCCGCGGCACCTTGCCGATCTCACTCCCGCCGAGCGCAAGGACGCCGTGGCCGAGATCGGTGAGAAGCCGTTTCGTGCCAAGCAGCTCTCGCAGCACTACTTCGCGCGGTACGCGCACGATCCGGAGCAGTGGACGGACATTCCGGCCAGCGCTCGCGGCAAGCTGCGGGAGGCGCTGCTTCCCGAGCTGATGACCGTCGTACGGCATCTGTCGACCGACGAGGGGACCACGCGCAAGACGCTGTGGCGGCTGTTCGACGGGACGCTCGTCGAGTCGGTGCTGATGCGGTACCCGGACCGGGTCACCATGTGTATCTCCTCGCAGGCCGGGTGTGGGATGAACTGTCCCTTCTGTGCCACCGGGCAGGCGGGTCTGGACAGGAATCTGTCCACCGCCGAGATCGTTCATCAGATTGTCGATGGGATGCGGGCGCTTCGGGACGGGGAAGTGCCCGGCGGGCCCGCGCGGCTCTCCAACATCGTCTTCATGGGGATGGGTGAGCCGCTCGCCAACTACAAGCGGGTCGCCCAGTCGATCCGGGCGCTCACCGACCCCGCTCCGGACGGGCTCGGGCTCTCGCAGCGTGGGATCACTGTCTCGACCGTGGGGCTCGTGCCCGCCATCCACCGGTTCGCCGACGAGGGCTTCAAGTGCCGGCTCGCCATCTCGCTGCACGCGCCCGACGACGAGCTGCGCGACACCCTCGTCCCCGTGAACACGCGGTGGAAGGTGCGCGAGGTGCTCGACGCCGGGTTCGAGTACGTCGAGAGGTCGGGGCGTCGGCTGTCCATCGAGTACGCGCTGATCCGGGACATCAACGACCAGGCCTGGCGTGGGGACCGGCTCGGGCGGCTGCTGCGCGGCAAGCCCGTGCACGTCAATCTCATTCCGCTGAACCCCACCCCCGGCTCCAAGTGGACCGCCTCGCGGCCCGAGGACGAGAAGGCCTTCGTCGAGGCGATCGCCGCGCACGGCGTGCCCGTCACCGTTCGGGACACCCGTGGGCAGGAGATCGACGGGGCCTGTGGTCAGCTGGCGGCCACCGAACGGTAG